A genome region from Tolypothrix sp. PCC 7712 includes the following:
- the mrdA gene encoding penicillin-binding protein 2, whose protein sequence is MALLQPSPLGNGKNTRTVGQNFQPTFLIIFTLLMTSFIGVRLAYLQIVEGANHRKRAESNRIRMIPKQPERGNIFDRNGKLLASTRYSRSVYLWPMAHTKPSWPVVGARLSQILEIPVADLEKQLQDAGRNSSSLIRIARDLSEAEITALKEYQNELSEVEIHLDAVRYYPEGKDVAHVLGYTRELTAEQLKDKKKEGYQLGDVIGQMGVEKAYEKILRGEWGGQQIEVDGAGRPLRVLGEKQAKAGKDLHLTIDLAMQKTAEKALGNRNGAIVALDPKNGAVLAMVSHPTFDPNIFSKQKVSQKDWETLQGAEHPLVNRALSAFPPASTFKIVTTTAGLESGKFSANTVLQTYGSLTIGGTTFGEWNHAGFGPLGFVGAMQWSSDTFFYQIGKAVGGPTLIEWTRKYGFGEKTGFEFASEETKGLVPDETWKQKVWKMPWTVGDSINMSIGQGALQTTPLQVAVMFAVPANGGDRVQPHLLKDNEEAKTWRSSLNMKSETIKILRESLRKVISDGTGKALNKPTLPPVAGKSGTAEAWKRGVKQNHAWFGAYAPADKPELLIVAFAEHSGGGGGSVAAPMIVEIMEEYFHRKYPGKYQKVVTKM, encoded by the coding sequence ATGGCATTATTGCAACCAAGTCCACTGGGAAATGGCAAAAATACACGTACAGTCGGTCAAAACTTTCAACCCACATTTCTAATTATTTTTACGCTCTTGATGACAAGTTTCATAGGTGTGCGTTTGGCGTACTTGCAAATTGTTGAGGGAGCAAATCACCGCAAACGAGCTGAATCAAACCGGATTCGGATGATTCCTAAACAGCCAGAACGGGGTAATATCTTCGACCGTAACGGCAAACTCTTAGCTAGTACTCGCTATTCTCGTTCTGTATATTTGTGGCCAATGGCTCACACTAAACCTTCCTGGCCAGTTGTGGGTGCACGTCTATCTCAAATTTTGGAAATTCCTGTAGCAGATCTAGAAAAACAACTACAAGATGCGGGTAGAAACTCTTCCTCGCTGATCAGAATTGCCCGTGATTTAAGCGAAGCAGAAATTACCGCATTGAAGGAATATCAGAATGAACTATCAGAGGTAGAAATACATCTGGATGCGGTACGTTATTACCCAGAGGGTAAGGATGTGGCTCATGTGCTGGGCTATACTCGCGAATTGACAGCCGAACAGTTAAAAGACAAGAAAAAAGAAGGCTATCAATTAGGCGACGTAATTGGGCAAATGGGAGTCGAAAAAGCTTATGAGAAGATACTTAGAGGCGAATGGGGTGGTCAGCAGATAGAAGTAGATGGTGCTGGTCGTCCACTACGGGTTTTGGGAGAAAAACAGGCAAAAGCTGGTAAAGATTTGCACTTAACTATCGATTTGGCAATGCAAAAAACAGCAGAAAAAGCTTTAGGTAATCGCAATGGTGCGATCGTAGCCCTCGATCCTAAAAATGGTGCTGTTTTAGCAATGGTGTCTCACCCTACTTTCGATCCCAATATTTTTTCTAAACAAAAAGTCTCCCAAAAAGACTGGGAAACTTTGCAGGGTGCAGAACATCCCCTAGTCAATCGCGCCCTCAGCGCCTTTCCCCCTGCCAGTACCTTCAAAATTGTCACGACAACTGCGGGTTTGGAATCTGGTAAATTTTCTGCAAATACCGTGCTTCAAACCTATGGTTCCTTGACTATTGGCGGCACTACCTTTGGTGAATGGAATCACGCCGGATTCGGGCCTTTGGGTTTTGTCGGTGCAATGCAGTGGAGTAGTGATACCTTCTTTTATCAAATTGGTAAAGCAGTTGGCGGCCCGACTTTGATTGAGTGGACTCGTAAATATGGATTTGGCGAAAAAACTGGGTTTGAGTTTGCTTCCGAAGAAACTAAAGGTTTAGTTCCCGATGAGACATGGAAGCAGAAAGTCTGGAAAATGCCTTGGACTGTAGGTGACAGCATCAATATGTCCATTGGTCAAGGTGCTTTACAAACGACACCTCTGCAAGTGGCAGTGATGTTTGCTGTACCTGCTAATGGTGGCGATCGCGTCCAACCTCATTTACTCAAGGACAATGAGGAAGCAAAAACCTGGCGTTCATCGTTAAATATGAAGTCAGAAACTATTAAAATACTCCGCGAAAGTTTGCGGAAAGTGATATCTGACGGTACGGGTAAAGCTTTAAATAAACCAACACTTCCCCCTGTAGCTGGTAAGAGTGGTACAGCCGAAGCCTGGAAACGTGGTGTCAAACAAAATCACGCTTGGTTTGGTGCTTATGCCCCAGCCGATAAGCCAGAGTTATTAATAGTAGCCTTTGCTGAACATTCCGGTGGCGGTGGCGGTAGCGTTGCTGCCCCAATGATTGTAGAAATTATGGAAGAATATTTCCACCGGAAGTATCCGGGGAAGTATCAAAAAGTAGTAACTAAAATGTGA
- the mrdA gene encoding penicillin-binding protein 2, whose product MDFIPSALPGSKKDTRTVGRGFQSVFLIIFTLIMTAGIDARLAYLQIVEGPKLRQRAESNRIRMIPKQPERGNIFDRNGKLLASTRYPHSVYLWPMAHTKPSWPIVAPRLEKILNTSQDEMEKKLKLAGANSSSLVRIARDISEAEITALKEYANELPGVEINTEAVRYYPEGLALAHVLGYTRELTPEQLEKRKQEGYRLGDVIGQMGVEKAYEKILRGEWGGQQVEVDGAGRPIRVLGEKQAKAGNDLHLTIDINLQKAADQALGKYQGAVVAIDPNNGAVLAMASHPTFDPNIFSKQKLSQKDWESVQGKDHPLVNRALSAFPPASTFKIITASAGLETGKFSPDTVLQTFGSLTVGGVTFGEWNHAGFGPLGFPRALAMSSDTFFYQVGRRVGGPDLIAWSRKYGFGQKTGIEFPDEESKGLVPDEKWKQKAWKMPWTVGDTINMSIGQGALQVTPLQSAIMFSVPANGGYRVKPHLLKDHEEAKSWRVSLNMKPSTIKVLRDGLRKVVSEGTGKRLDVPTIAPASGKSGTAEAGVGRPNHTWFGAYAPSDKPEIVVVGFGENSGDHGGTVCGPMALQVLEAYFQHKYPGKYQKPVSEGNHNGGSTGD is encoded by the coding sequence ATGGATTTTATCCCATCGGCTCTACCAGGTAGCAAAAAAGATACACGGACAGTTGGCCGTGGTTTTCAATCAGTATTTTTAATTATATTTACGCTGATTATGACTGCTGGGATTGATGCTCGGTTAGCATATTTGCAAATTGTCGAAGGGCCAAAACTGCGACAGCGAGCAGAATCTAACCGCATTCGTATGATTCCTAAACAACCGGAACGGGGGAATATTTTCGACCGTAATGGTAAATTGTTGGCTAGTACGCGCTATCCCCATTCTGTGTATTTGTGGCCAATGGCTCATACCAAGCCTTCATGGCCGATTGTCGCGCCCAGATTGGAAAAAATTCTCAACACTAGCCAGGATGAGATGGAAAAGAAGCTCAAACTGGCAGGTGCTAATTCTTCTTCGCTCGTCCGTATTGCTCGTGATATTAGCGAAGCAGAAATTACGGCTTTGAAAGAGTATGCTAATGAACTACCCGGGGTAGAAATTAATACAGAAGCGGTGCGTTATTACCCAGAGGGACTAGCATTAGCCCATGTGCTGGGTTATACCAGAGAATTAACTCCCGAACAGCTAGAAAAGAGGAAGCAGGAAGGCTATCGTTTGGGAGATGTGATTGGGCAAATGGGGGTCGAAAAAGCCTACGAAAAAATTCTCCGGGGTGAATGGGGTGGTCAGCAGGTAGAAGTAGATGGTGCTGGTCGTCCGATTCGGGTTTTAGGAGAAAAACAAGCGAAGGCGGGTAACGATTTACATTTGACCATAGATATCAATTTGCAAAAAGCCGCAGACCAAGCTTTAGGCAAATATCAAGGTGCTGTTGTTGCCATAGACCCTAATAATGGTGCGGTCTTAGCAATGGCTTCTCATCCCACCTTTGACCCCAATATTTTCTCCAAACAAAAACTGTCTCAAAAAGATTGGGAAAGTGTCCAAGGTAAAGATCATCCCTTAGTGAATCGTGCCTTGAGTGCTTTTCCGCCAGCCAGTACCTTCAAAATTATTACCGCCTCAGCTGGTTTAGAAACAGGTAAGTTTTCACCAGATACCGTATTACAAACCTTTGGTTCCTTAACTGTAGGAGGAGTAACCTTCGGAGAATGGAATCACGCCGGATTTGGCCCCTTGGGATTTCCTCGCGCTCTGGCTATGAGTAGTGATACCTTCTTTTATCAAGTTGGCAGAAGAGTTGGCGGCCCGGATTTGATTGCATGGAGTCGCAAATATGGCTTTGGTCAAAAAACTGGAATTGAATTTCCTGATGAAGAATCTAAAGGTTTAGTACCTGATGAAAAATGGAAGCAGAAAGCGTGGAAAATGCCTTGGACTGTAGGTGACACCATCAATATGTCAATTGGTCAAGGTGCTTTGCAGGTGACACCACTACAATCAGCAATTATGTTTTCTGTCCCAGCTAATGGCGGATATCGCGTGAAGCCGCATTTGCTCAAAGACCACGAGGAAGCAAAAAGCTGGCGGGTGTCATTAAATATGAAACCCAGCACCATCAAAGTACTACGTGACGGCTTGCGGAAGGTAGTAAGTGAAGGTACAGGGAAACGCTTAGACGTGCCGACAATTGCCCCTGCATCAGGAAAAAGTGGTACAGCCGAAGCAGGTGTTGGTCGCCCAAATCACACTTGGTTTGGAGCCTATGCACCCAGCGATAAGCCAGAAATTGTGGTAGTAGGCTTTGGTGAAAACTCTGGCGATCATGGTGGTACTGTTTGCGGCCCTATGGCTTTACAAGTGCTAGAAGCCTATTTTCAGCATAAGTATCCTGGCAAATATCAAAAACCAGTGTCTGAAGGCAATCACAATGGCGGTAGCACTGGCGACTAA
- a CDS encoding ABC transporter ATP-binding protein, with the protein MAQTVTQNQREMMALQPLDVELRNVFKFFHQEPAVNGVDLEVRQGEFFSILGPSGCGKTTILRLIAGFETADAGKVLIQGQPMTNVPPYRRPVNTVFQSYALFNHLNVWDNIAFGLRLKKLRKSDIDHRVKEALKLVKMESLRSRFPNQLSGGQQQRVALARALVNRPSVVLLDEPLGALDLKLRKEMQVELLNLHQELQLTFIMVTHDQEEALSLSDRIAVINQGKIEQVGTPSQIYEFPRTTFVADFIGDTNLFSGEIAAFDATNLQIETKTGLTIVVARREETLTEISQTVVVCVRPEKIQLSLYPPNLPHNCFEGRLINVMYLGTHVNYVVELINGITINVLQPNTFGSLPDPNTPIYAWWEESDCLAIRE; encoded by the coding sequence ATGGCTCAAACTGTGACGCAGAATCAGAGGGAAATGATGGCTTTGCAGCCGCTTGATGTTGAGCTGCGTAATGTATTCAAGTTTTTTCACCAGGAACCAGCAGTCAATGGCGTAGATTTGGAAGTCAGACAAGGGGAATTTTTTAGTATCCTTGGGCCTTCTGGTTGTGGAAAAACAACTATATTACGTTTGATTGCTGGGTTTGAAACAGCGGATGCCGGTAAGGTACTGATTCAGGGTCAGCCTATGACTAATGTCCCGCCTTACCGCCGACCTGTCAATACGGTATTTCAAAGTTACGCATTGTTCAATCACCTGAATGTGTGGGATAACATTGCCTTTGGACTGCGATTGAAAAAACTCCGCAAGTCAGACATCGATCATCGAGTCAAAGAAGCTTTAAAACTAGTGAAAATGGAAAGTTTGCGATCGCGCTTTCCTAATCAACTTTCGGGTGGTCAACAGCAAAGAGTAGCTTTAGCCAGGGCTTTAGTCAACCGTCCATCCGTGGTGTTGCTAGATGAACCCCTAGGCGCATTAGATTTAAAGCTGCGTAAGGAAATGCAGGTTGAGTTATTAAATTTACACCAAGAACTGCAGTTGACCTTTATCATGGTCACCCACGACCAAGAGGAAGCGCTTTCGTTGAGCGATCGCATTGCGGTGATCAATCAAGGGAAAATAGAGCAAGTTGGTACTCCCAGCCAAATTTATGAATTTCCTCGCACAACTTTTGTGGCTGATTTCATTGGGGATACTAATTTATTCAGTGGTGAAATTGCGGCTTTTGATGCTACTAATCTCCAAATTGAAACTAAAACTGGGCTAACAATTGTTGTCGCTCGCCGTGAAGAAACGCTGACTGAAATATCGCAAACAGTAGTCGTTTGTGTGCGTCCCGAAAAAATTCAGTTATCACTTTATCCACCAAATTTACCCCATAACTGCTTTGAAGGGCGACTAATCAACGTCATGTATTTAGGTACTCACGTTAATTATGTTGTGGAATTAATTAACGGTATTACTATCAATGTTTTACAACCCAATACCTTTGGTAGCTTACCCGATCCCAATACACCTATATATGCTTGGTGGGAAGAAAGTGATTGTTTAGCTATTAGAGAATAG
- a CDS encoding four helix bundle protein, with protein sequence MTAKRFQDLQVYQLSEKLADDIWKIVGEWDLFDKETIGKQIVRSADSIGANIAEGSGRGSFQDNKRFIKIARGSLNETQHWLRRAYMRNLLSSEQINSIQIILNELAPKLNSYLNSIGNIPKTNDQ encoded by the coding sequence ATGACAGCAAAGCGTTTCCAAGATTTACAGGTTTATCAATTATCAGAAAAATTAGCAGATGACATCTGGAAAATAGTTGGTGAATGGGATTTATTCGACAAAGAGACAATTGGTAAACAAATTGTCCGTTCAGCAGATAGTATTGGAGCAAATATAGCAGAAGGTTCAGGGAGAGGCAGTTTTCAAGACAATAAACGTTTTATCAAGATAGCTAGAGGCTCTTTAAATGAAACCCAACATTGGTTAAGAAGAGCTTATATGCGAAATCTCTTAAGTAGCGAACAGATAAATTCCATTCAAATAATTCTGAATGAATTAGCCCCAAAACTAAACTCCTATCTCAACTCAATTGGCAATATCCCAAAAACAAATGACCAATGA
- a CDS encoding ABC transporter substrate-binding protein — MINRRKFLQSIAAFSSLSLTGCGWRLADVRANAKTSAQRDQLYLYTWTQYTDSQLLKTFSSQTGMKVLADFYDSNDVMLAKLQAGGGGAYSIIYPSDYMVQKMVKKGLLIEIDHQRLIGLENLFPRFQNPSYDQNNRYSIPFNWGTTGLVYNSEIIKDEPQDWDYLWQNQDKLQKRMTLLNDVREVMGAVLRMLGYSYNSKDENQIKQAYEKLKVLKPAITAFDTEAWQNQILAGDLVLAMCYSADALRVTKENPKLKYVIPRSGSSLWTDTIVIPQVAPNQDGAYAWINFILQPEVAAQMSQHLNISTPNSAGFEQLPAKQQQNNTLFPPESILEKCERITPLGDFEEVYERYWTQLTSS; from the coding sequence ATGATAAACAGACGCAAATTTCTCCAATCAATAGCAGCATTTTCTAGCTTATCTTTAACTGGATGTGGCTGGCGGTTAGCTGATGTCCGCGCTAATGCGAAAACTTCTGCTCAACGTGACCAATTATATCTTTATACTTGGACGCAATATACTGATAGCCAATTACTCAAAACTTTTAGCTCCCAAACTGGCATGAAAGTATTAGCTGACTTTTATGATTCTAATGATGTTATGTTAGCTAAATTGCAAGCGGGAGGAGGTGGTGCTTACAGTATTATCTATCCATCTGATTACATGGTACAAAAGATGGTAAAAAAAGGCTTATTAATAGAAATAGATCATCAACGCTTAATTGGCTTAGAAAATTTATTCCCGCGTTTTCAAAATCCTAGCTATGACCAAAATAATCGCTACAGTATTCCTTTTAATTGGGGGACAACTGGCTTAGTTTATAATTCCGAAATTATTAAAGATGAACCACAAGATTGGGATTATCTTTGGCAAAATCAAGATAAATTGCAAAAACGCATGACCTTGCTGAATGATGTGCGTGAGGTGATGGGTGCGGTTTTGCGGATGCTAGGCTATTCCTACAATTCTAAAGATGAAAATCAAATTAAACAAGCTTATGAAAAATTGAAAGTCCTAAAACCTGCAATTACTGCCTTTGACACTGAAGCTTGGCAAAATCAAATTCTCGCAGGAGATTTGGTATTAGCAATGTGTTACTCAGCAGATGCACTGCGAGTCACTAAAGAAAACCCCAAGTTGAAATATGTAATTCCTCGCAGTGGTTCTTCCTTATGGACTGATACAATTGTAATTCCTCAAGTCGCTCCTAATCAAGATGGTGCCTATGCTTGGATTAATTTTATTTTACAGCCAGAGGTAGCTGCCCAAATGAGCCAACATTTGAATATTTCTACTCCTAATAGTGCCGGATTTGAGCAGTTACCTGCAAAACAACAACAAAATAATACTTTATTCCCACCAGAGTCAATTTTAGAAAAATGTGAACGCATTACGCCTTTAGGAGACTTTGAAGAAGTTTATGAGCGTTACTGGACTCAGTTAACTAGTAGTTAA
- a CDS encoding ABC transporter permease, translating into MLSEQKKLKVRHLNFSWLQPFILLAPSGIWLILLLVLPTLIILELSLVPNIRPGDLVNPSGLQNYLRILDPLYLHVIIRSVILAASTTIICLIFSLPVAYWIAQLAPKRWRNLLLLTFILPLWTSSLLRSYAWITILRPTGLLNSLLKIFHLPALDVLNQIPAVLVGMSYSLLPYMVLILYASLEKLDIRLLEAAADLGANPRQVFWKVTVPQILPGITAGSMLVFITGLGDFINPELLGGASSMTAARLVYNQFLGATQNWGFGSALSMTLILLVSIAIALLIKFGEATPQR; encoded by the coding sequence ATGCTGTCTGAGCAAAAAAAACTAAAAGTGCGTCATCTAAATTTTAGTTGGCTCCAACCGTTTATATTGTTGGCACCATCTGGTATTTGGTTAATCCTGTTATTAGTATTACCAACATTAATAATTTTGGAGTTGAGTTTAGTACCGAATATCCGACCAGGAGATTTAGTCAATCCTAGTGGTTTGCAAAACTATCTGAGAATACTCGACCCTCTTTATTTGCATGTAATTATCCGTTCAGTAATTTTGGCGGCTAGTACAACAATTATTTGTTTAATATTTAGCTTGCCAGTAGCTTATTGGATTGCTCAACTTGCCCCAAAACGCTGGCGCAATCTCTTATTATTAACCTTTATTTTACCTTTGTGGACTTCTTCTTTACTCCGTTCCTACGCTTGGATTACAATTCTGCGTCCTACGGGTTTATTAAATAGTTTATTAAAAATATTTCATTTACCAGCTTTAGACGTACTTAACCAAATTCCTGCTGTATTGGTAGGAATGAGTTATAGTTTATTGCCTTATATGGTGTTAATTTTATATGCTTCTTTGGAAAAATTAGATATCCGCTTACTAGAAGCAGCCGCAGATTTAGGAGCAAATCCTAGGCAGGTATTTTGGAAAGTTACAGTACCACAAATTTTGCCGGGAATTACTGCAGGTTCAATGTTAGTTTTCATCACCGGATTAGGAGATTTTATTAACCCAGAATTACTAGGTGGTGCTTCTAGTATGACAGCAGCAAGATTAGTTTATAACCAGTTTCTCGGCGCTACCCAAAATTGGGGCTTTGGTTCCGCTTTGAGTATGACATTAATTTTGCTGGTGAGTATTGCGATCGCACTTTTAATTAAGTTTGGTGAAGCGACACCCCAGAGGTAA
- a CDS encoding response regulator: MVSQVPERVNGDFLPQPVISASSEAGMVFYLADGKIQACNAAAERILGLTLEQMQGKSSVESLCSAIHEGGSPFDSVNHPVKVVLQTAQPVVGVVMGIYHPNGELIWIKIDAQPLFQVNNPSPWAVVTTFSDITSQKRSDNQPTAVLAIPAEQAQHTILIVEDCAEDRVIYQRYLRRDSEQNYKILEAETGEEALEICQRYQPDVVLLDYRLPDFEGVEFLETLKHQSNGNSPPVIVVTGQGNEAIAVQILKAGAEDYLIKGRMTADDLQFTVGCAINKAQLRMRLQQSEVRLHLALEASRQGIWEWNIQTGKVVWSEHLERLYSMSPGSFEGTYNAWEKRIHPDDRHPVVEILNRALATGSDYQVEYRILMPDGRVRWLGCWGRVFYQENGQPVQIAGTAQDISDRKQVEVERQQQFERERLVAQITQQIHQSLNLDEILHTTAHLTRQVLDCDRVLIFRINADSSGTVVSESVGAEWTAILASTITDPCFDSSYTNLYQQGRVLAIADIYTAGFQECHIELLAQFQVRANLVVPILQGDHLWGLLIAHHCAAPHPWQTSEIELLQQLARQVAIAIQQAVLYQQAQTELADRRKAELALRQSEERYRYLAELIPQLVWTANGEGTLLDVNQRWSNFTGLTLAQAKIYGWEGIVHPDDIAILGEQWALAQQYGSHYQAEGRIRRFDGVYCWHLHQAVPLKNESDQVIKWFGTATDIDDQKQLEQERAKALAHEKLAREEAERANRIKDEFLAVLSHELRSPLNPILGWVQLLQGRKMDEARTAQALATIERNAKLQAQLIEDLLDISRIMRGKLTLKAAPVSLVFVITAALETVRLAAEAKSIHMVVSLDPEVSKVSGDAARLQQAVWNLLSNAVKFTPIGGRVEVKLTQVNFQAQIQVIDTGKGINPEFLPHVFEYFRQEDGSTTRQFGGLGLGLAIARQIVELHGGTIWADSSGEGKGACFIIQLPLLQEENSNEQIQPSHGLPLPQLPLAGIRTLVVDDNADTRELLAFLLQENGAIVRAIASATDAWQELEQFQPDILLSDIGMPEIDGYTLIRHIRNLQAKQQKPPIPAIALTAYASESDKEEAIKAGFQRHIAKPIDSKSVIAIVLELLRERN; this comes from the coding sequence GTGGTGTCCCAGGTGCCAGAGAGAGTTAATGGAGATTTTCTACCTCAGCCTGTAATTTCTGCCAGTTCAGAAGCAGGAATGGTATTTTATTTGGCTGATGGTAAGATTCAAGCTTGTAATGCTGCGGCTGAAAGAATTTTAGGATTGACTTTGGAGCAGATGCAGGGTAAATCTTCTGTTGAAAGTCTCTGTTCAGCTATTCACGAAGGCGGATCGCCCTTTGACAGCGTCAACCATCCAGTCAAAGTAGTATTGCAAACGGCTCAACCAGTTGTTGGAGTGGTGATGGGTATTTATCATCCTAATGGTGAGCTAATTTGGATTAAAATTGATGCCCAGCCGTTGTTTCAGGTAAATAATCCAAGTCCTTGGGCTGTAGTTACTACCTTTTCTGACATTACCTCACAGAAGCGCTCAGATAATCAACCAACTGCTGTATTAGCAATACCAGCAGAACAGGCACAGCATACTATTTTGATAGTGGAAGATTGTGCGGAAGACAGAGTAATTTATCAACGTTATCTGCGGCGAGACTCGGAACAAAATTACAAAATTTTAGAAGCAGAAACTGGAGAAGAAGCTTTAGAAATTTGCCAACGTTACCAGCCTGATGTAGTGTTGTTGGACTACCGACTGCCAGATTTTGAAGGCGTGGAATTTTTAGAAACTCTCAAACATCAAAGCAACGGTAACTCACCACCAGTAATTGTGGTGACTGGACAAGGTAACGAAGCGATCGCAGTCCAAATTCTCAAAGCAGGAGCTGAGGATTACCTGATTAAAGGCCGGATGACGGCGGATGATTTACAATTTACCGTGGGCTGCGCGATTAACAAAGCGCAGTTACGCATGAGGCTACAACAAAGCGAAGTCCGCCTGCATTTAGCGTTGGAAGCATCTCGCCAGGGAATTTGGGAGTGGAATATTCAGACGGGTAAAGTTGTTTGGTCTGAGCATTTAGAGCGTTTGTATAGTATGTCTCCCGGTAGTTTTGAGGGAACATATAATGCTTGGGAAAAACGCATCCATCCTGACGATCGCCATCCAGTAGTTGAAATCCTCAATCGTGCATTGGCTACGGGTAGTGACTATCAAGTAGAATACCGGATACTAATGCCCGATGGTCGTGTGCGGTGGTTGGGTTGTTGGGGCCGAGTTTTTTATCAAGAAAATGGTCAACCTGTACAAATAGCGGGAACGGCGCAAGATATTAGCGATCGCAAACAGGTAGAGGTGGAACGTCAGCAGCAGTTTGAGCGAGAACGCTTAGTTGCCCAAATTACCCAGCAAATTCATCAATCCCTCAATTTGGATGAGATTCTGCACACCACAGCACATCTCACTAGACAAGTACTCGACTGCGATCGCGTGCTGATTTTCCGCATCAATGCAGACTCATCAGGAACAGTGGTATCAGAATCAGTTGGTGCTGAGTGGACGGCAATTCTGGCATCAACAATTACCGATCCCTGCTTTGATAGCAGCTATACCAATCTCTACCAGCAAGGGCGAGTGCTGGCGATCGCAGATATTTATACCGCAGGTTTTCAAGAATGCCATATCGAACTACTAGCTCAGTTTCAAGTAAGAGCCAATTTGGTGGTGCCGATTTTGCAAGGAGATCATTTATGGGGATTGCTAATTGCCCATCACTGCGCTGCACCTCACCCTTGGCAAACATCCGAGATAGAATTACTCCAGCAATTAGCCAGGCAAGTGGCGATCGCGATTCAGCAAGCAGTTTTGTATCAACAAGCACAAACAGAACTCGCTGACCGCAGAAAGGCAGAATTAGCATTGCGGCAAAGCGAAGAACGCTATCGCTATTTGGCAGAATTAATCCCGCAATTGGTATGGACAGCTAATGGCGAGGGAACGTTACTTGATGTTAATCAACGCTGGTCAAATTTCACAGGTTTGACACTGGCACAAGCAAAAATTTACGGCTGGGAAGGTATCGTTCATCCTGACGATATAGCGATTTTGGGTGAACAATGGGCGCTGGCGCAACAATATGGCAGTCATTATCAAGCAGAAGGTAGGATTCGGCGCTTTGATGGCGTATATTGCTGGCATTTACACCAAGCTGTACCTCTGAAAAATGAAAGCGACCAAGTAATTAAATGGTTTGGAACAGCGACAGATATTGACGATCAAAAACAACTGGAACAAGAACGCGCCAAAGCACTTGCTCACGAGAAATTAGCCAGGGAAGAAGCCGAACGCGCCAACCGCATTAAAGATGAATTTTTAGCGGTATTGTCCCATGAATTGCGATCGCCCCTGAATCCGATTTTGGGCTGGGTACAATTGCTGCAAGGACGCAAAATGGATGAAGCGAGGACAGCGCAAGCTTTAGCGACAATCGAGCGCAATGCGAAATTGCAAGCCCAACTGATTGAAGATTTACTCGATATTTCCCGAATTATGCGGGGTAAGCTGACGCTCAAGGCGGCTCCTGTAAGTTTAGTTTTTGTGATTACCGCCGCCTTAGAAACTGTGCGCCTAGCGGCTGAGGCCAAATCCATTCACATGGTAGTCAGTTTAGATCCAGAGGTGAGCAAAGTTTCTGGTGATGCAGCGCGATTACAGCAAGCAGTGTGGAATCTGCTTTCTAACGCCGTCAAATTTACACCCATTGGCGGACGAGTGGAAGTTAAACTCACACAAGTAAATTTCCAAGCGCAAATTCAAGTGATTGACACAGGTAAAGGTATTAATCCAGAGTTTTTGCCCCATGTATTCGAGTATTTTCGCCAAGAAGATGGTTCCACCACCCGTCAGTTTGGCGGATTGGGGTTAGGATTAGCGATCGCCCGACAAATTGTAGAACTGCATGGCGGTACAATTTGGGCAGATAGCTCCGGTGAAGGCAAAGGTGCTTGCTTTATCATTCAGCTACCATTGCTCCAAGAGGAAAACAGCAATGAGCAAATACAACCATCTCATGGTTTACCCCTCCCCCAGCTACCCCTCGCTGGCATTCGTACCTTAGTTGTGGATGATAATGCAGATACGCGAGAGTTGCTAGCGTTTCTCCTACAAGAAAACGGTGCCATTGTCAGAGCAATAGCTTCAGCAACCGATGCTTGGCAAGAATTAGAGCAATTTCAACCAGATATTCTTCTCAGCGATATTGGAATGCCTGAGATAGACGGTTATACGCTTATCCGCCATATTCGCAATTTGCAAGCCAAACAACAAAAGCCACCAATTCCAGCCATTGCTTTAACAGCCTATGCCAGCGAAAGCGATAAAGAGGAGGCGATAAAAGCTGGATTTCAGCGCCATATTGCCAAGCCAATCGATTCCAAGAGTGTAATTGCGATCGTACTGGAGTTATTGCGAGAGAGAAATTAA